Proteins encoded within one genomic window of Aspergillus nidulans FGSC A4 chromosome VII:
- a CDS encoding protein rsdA (transcript_id=CADANIAT00008147), with product MSSAGGSPQRGSRGRGNDRGRGRGLFHGDRGRGRGGGRGLFNDLPHRPAPGDPGRGGSRGRAGRGGRGGGGGLDQGPPIYLPPDGAPQPNVKVTQTENSQAAALVKKEKTAGYPERPGYGTQGHPIQLFANYLELKSSGKSLFRYHINIDGGGRKPSSRKAKQIICLLLEDHFSPFRHSIVTDYRSNLISHLEILDHEQPSVKYNVTYRSEKEDEPRDTSETYRITCKFTGRLDPADLLNYLTSSNAASMLQEKAEILQALNIVLGHHPKSTGSIASVGTNKHYAIHDNAAEKFDLGAGLEALRGYFVSVRAATARLLVNIQVKYVACYQDGPLYQVIREFQCANGRNVYALKRFLGRLRVEVTHIKRKNKRGEYIPRIKTITNLATPQDGTQDGNKCKDAPKVKFIGAGPNDVSFFLDDPEQGKGSKKAGPKPSGTYITVAEFFKEYYRIQVDPDMPVVNVGSIAKPSYLPVEVCDVLSGQPAKTKLSSNQTRQMLNFAVRSPAQNAHSIVTKGTQILGLRDPTAATLVDFGIQTNPNLITVPGRVLAPPTVYYKDEKSKDKEIAPMSGSWNMKSIRFSTSSNLQSWACILITAGPKQHFQSPDDLEDCLYRFTKKLREVGVNANPPVFKVRVQVTKENAETVIDAEIRKILHQHRPKLILTILPFNDTALYNCIKRACDVRHGVRNINVLAEQFCKRNEQYFANVGLKFNLKLGGVNQVVRPSQLGIIGEGKTMLIGIDVTHPSPGSAKGAPSVAAMVASVDSSLGQWPAEIRIQKEARKEMVDALDSMLKAHLRRWAANHKAAYPENIIVYRDGVSEGQYDHVTDEELPLLKNACKNIYPAPDTARNLPRFSIIIVGKRHHTRFYPTLQEDADRFNNPVNGTVVDRGITEARNWDFFLQAHTALKGTARPAHYYTVWDEIFLRQKVIPPAKNAADMLEAMTHHMCYLFGRATKAVSICPPAYYADLVCTRARCYLSSAFEPSTPSGSVIGAEDSTVKVANDDVLIHPNVRDTMFYI from the exons ATGTCGAGCGCCGGGGGATCACCCCAACGAGGCAGCCGTGGAAGAGGTAACGACCGCGGTAGAGGACGCGGATTGTTTCATGGTGATCGCGGGcgaggccgtggaggagGCCGTGGCTTGTTCAACGATCTACCTCATCGACCAGCACCGGGTGATCCTGGACGGGGAGGCTCCAGGGGCCGCGCTGGTCGTGGTGGccgcggtggtggtggaggcttGGATCAGGGTCCTCCTATTTACTT GCCTCCTGACGGTGCCCCGCAACCGAATGTTAAAGTTACTCAAACGGAGAACTCCCAAGCAGCAGCCCTcgtcaagaaggagaagactgCAGGGTACCCTGAGCGACCCGGTTATGGCACGCAGGGGCATCCTATCCAGCTCTTTGCCAATTACCTCGAACTGAAATCTAGCGGAAAGAGTCTATTTAGGTACCACATAAATATCGATGGAGGAGGCCGCAAACCCTCGTCCAGGAAAGCAAAGCAGATCATTTGTTTGTTACTTGAGGATCATTTCTCTCCATTCCGTCACAGCATCGTGACCGACTACAGGTCTAATCTGATCTCGCATCTAGAAATCCTGGACCACGAGCAGCCCTCAGTCAAGTACAATGTTACTTACCGTAgcgagaaggaagacgaGCCGCGCGACACATCTGAGACCTACCGTATTACCTGCAAATTCACTGGCCGGCTTGATCCCGCAGACCTTCTCAATTACTTGACTTCTTCCAACGCAGCTAGTATGCTCCAGGAAAAGGCGGAAATCCTGCAGGCACTGAATATAGTCCTCGGCCATCATCCTAAGTCCACTGGCTCTATTGCCTCGGTCGGTACCAACAAGCACTATGCAATTCACGACAACGCTGCGGAAAAATTTGATCTAGGCGCCGGATTGGAAGCTCTTCGGGGGTACTTTGTCAGTGTCAGAGCGGCAACAGCACGTCTACTCGTGAATATTCAGGTCAAATATGTTGCCTGTTACCAGGATGGCCCTCTATATCAGGTCATCCGCGAGTTTCAGTGCGCTAACGGGAGGAACGTTTATGCCTTGAAGAGATTTCTCGGCAGACTCAGAGTCGAGGTCACCCACATTAAAAGGAAGAATAAGAGAGGAGAGTATATTCCAAGGATAAAGACTATCACCAACCTCGCCACCCCCCAGGATGGAACCCAGGATGGAAACAAGTGCAAGGATGCACCAAAGGTCAAGTTCATCGGGGCTGGCCCAAACGACGTTTCGTTTTTTCTTGATGATCCGGAGCAGGGAAAGGGGAGCAAGAAAGCTGGTCCCAAGCCCTCCGGGACCTACATCACTGTTGCCGAGTTTTTTAAAGAAT ACTACAGAATCCAGGTAGACCCCGATATGCCAGTGGTTAACGTCGGAAGTATAGCCAAGCCATCATATCTGCCTGTGGAAGTCTGTGACGTTCTGTCAGGCCAACCAGCAAAGACGAAGCTTTCGTCTAATCAGACACGCCAGATGTTGAACTTTGCAGTGCGAAGCCCAGCGCAAAATGCCCATTCCATTGTCACAAAGGGAACGCAAATATTGGGTCTTCGGGATCCCACCGCTGCCACGCTG GTGGACTTTGGCATTCAAACCAACCCCAACCTCATCACAGTACCTGGCCGAGTTCTTGCTCCTCCGACTGTATATTACAAAGATGAGAAATCAAAGGACAAAGAGATTGCCCCCATGTCCGGCAGCTGGAACATGAAATCTATCAGATTCTCGACAAGCTCCAATCTTCAGAGCTGGGCCTGTATCCTTATTACCGCTGGGCCTAAGCAACACTTCCAAAGCCctgatgatctggaagactgTCTATACCGGTTTACGAAGAAGCTCAGAGAGGTTGGGGTTAACGCAAACCCTCCTGTTTTTAAAGTTCGAGTGCAGGTAACGAAGGAGAACGCTGAGACAGTCATCGACGCAGAAATACGTAAAATCTTGCATCAACATCGGCCGAAGCTTATATTGACAATTCTGCCTTTTAACGACACCGCACTCTACAACTGTATTAAGAGGGCTTGCGATGTTCGCCATGGCGTACGCAATATCAACGTTCTTGCTGAGCAGTTCTGCAAGCGCAATGAGCAATATTTCGCTAATGTCGGCCTAAAATTCAATCTGAAGCTCGGTGGCGTCAATCAAGTCGTACGACCGAGCCAGTTGGGTATAATCGGCGAGGGCAAAACAATGCTTATTGGTATCGATGTTACGCACCCATCTCCTGGTTCTGCTAAAGGCGCGCCCAGTGTCGCCGCCATGGTCGCATCTGTCGATTCTTCTCTCGGCCAGTGGCCCGCCGAGATTCGTATTCAAAAGGAAGCTCGCAAGGAGATGGTCGACGCCCTTGACTCCATGCTTAAAGCACATCTACGCCGCTGGGCAGCTAATCACAAAGCCGCATACCCCGAGAACATTATTGTCTACCGTGATGGAGTCTCAGAAGGCCAGTATGACCACGTAACCGATGAGGAACTGCCCCTCCTCAAGAATGCCTGCAAGAATATCTACCCTGCGCCCGACACAGCAAGGAACCTTCCTCGTTTTTCCATCATCATTGTTGGCAAACGCCATCACACGCGCTTCTACCCAACTCTCCAGGAGGATGCAGATCGCTTCAACAACCCCGTCAACGGCACAGTGGTCGATCGCGGCATCACAGAAGCCCGCAACTGGGACTTTTTCCTTCAGGCCCATACAGCACTTAAGGGAACAGCCCGCCCAGCCCATTATTACACCGTATGGGACGAGATTTTCCTTAGGCAGAAGGTTATTCCTCCTGCCAAAAACGCAGCTGATATGCTCGAGGCCATGACCCATCACATGTGCTATCTCTTCGGTAGGGCAACCAAAGCTGTCAGCATCTGTCCGCCAGCCTACTACGCTGACCTGGTTTGCACGCGTGCCCGTTGCTATTTAAGCAGTGCTTTTGAACCCTCTACACCCTCCGGTAGTGTTATTGGTGCTGAAGATTCAACAGTAAAAGTCGCTAATGACGATGTCCTTATCCATCCTAATGTCCGGGACACGATGTTCTACATCTAG
- a CDS encoding uncharacterized protein (transcript_id=CADANIAT00008148), with protein sequence MSLKDVYQKFLASPNSASLASDVSLIYITSTTEINGADRVIKHLSRQQELKINSQTVLDTVQGSNALCLDIETSLQFLTGGGAYLPNLDETFLFDRVAKFPTIHIVRFNANNEIQSIRIYWDQASLLKQVEVIGNRSRNWPVRDADKQTRLIRFASESAPADNGPPPAARPEPSSTGKDEAHEAPEAREGSPGKKHIKDPYAAESLFELLSPCKDRGEPVHRPRAPASAQPPPRDYKELFVGDEGNDDAPETPSRARAIAPKVGAGKHFAPSRIFEPEEVEPSPVVPKLGAGRHFAPSRIFGDDNETASREKPEQIAYRAHPKRFEHFELGGDNSSREIKPTTSRPGSRHVKNWDFEDFSTPPKAKRGPRGEEVRHFGWSDDEPEQDTPPARPRVVQPRRDAETHFQIADGEEQGNKRIIRSYGNKGLGLYKDTLYAEAEDLEAEGSAKQQASKERPLSVVQNGPNRKKDFESHWDDPEATVSHENKKPTGDRVKAAKALESSWHFDKSPEPSKESRPPQRRVLKNVNQRSWGFEDEE encoded by the exons ATGTCGTTGAAGGACGTGTATCAGAAGTTCCTTGCTTCCCCTAACTCGGCTTCCCTGGCGTCCGATGTTTCCCTGATCTATatcacctccaccaccgagaTCAATGGCGCCGATAGAGTGATCAAGCATCTCTCCAGGCAGCAAGAACTCAAAATCAATTCCCAGACTGTCCTTGACACTGTACAAGGCTCCAACGCATTGTGCCTGGACATTGAGACTTCTCTGCAGTTCCTTACAGGAGGTGGAGCCTATCTTCCTAACCTGGATGAGACGTTCCTGTTTGATCGCGTCGCAAAATTCCCCACG ATCCATATCGTCCGATTCAACGCCAATAATGAGATCCAAAGCATCAGAATCTACTGGGACCAGGCCTCCCTGCTAAAACAGGTCGAGGTCATTGGGAACCGCTCTCGTAACTGGCCCGTTCGTGACGCGGATAAGCAGACTCGCCTGATCAGATTCGCTTCCgaatcagcaccagcagacAATGGACCTCCCCCAGCAGCTCGACCTGAGCCTTCATCCACTGGGAAAGACGAGGCCCACGAGGCCCCCGAGGCCCGTGAAGGCTCTCCCGGTAAAAAACACATCAAGGACCCATACGCCGCTGAGTCGCTATTCGAGCTCCTCTCTCCCTGCAAAGATCGCGGCGAGCCCGTACACCGTCCTCGTGCCCCTGCTTCTGCGCAGCCTCCACCTCGTGACTATAAAGAGTTGTTTGTAGGTGATGAGGGAAATGACGACGCGCCCGAAACGCCCTCAAGAGCGCGTGCCATCGCACCAAAGGTCGGCGCAGGCAAGCACTTCGCCCCGTCGCGCATTTTCGAGCCTGAAGAGGTTGAGCCTTCTCCAGTCGTACCCAAGCTCGGTGCCGGTAGGCACTTCGCTCCCTCTCGCATCTTCGGCGACGATAACGAGACCGCCTCTCGAGAAAAGCCAGAGCAGATCGCTTACCGCGCGCACCCCAAGCGATTTGAACATTTCGAGCTAGGTGGTGATAACAGCAGCCGCGAGATTAAGCCAACTACCTCGCGGCCTGGTTCCCGTCACGTCAAGAACTGGGACTTTGAAGATTTTTCAACTCCCCCAAAGGCCAAACGCGGACCCCGTGGTGAAGAAGTCCGCCATTTCGGCTGGAGCGACGACGAACCTGAGCAGGACACACCCCCAGCTAGGCCTCGCGTCGTACAACCCCGGCGTGACGCCGAGACTCATTTCCAAATCGCGGATggtgaagagcaaggcaaCAAGCGCATTATCCGGTCATACGGCAACAAGGGCCTAGGCCTTTACAAGGACACTCTGTACGCTGAGGCAGAAGACCTCGAGGCCGAGGGAAGCGCCAAGCAGCAAGCCAGCAAGGAGCGTCCCCTCTCAGTTGTCCAAAACGGACCGAACCGCAAGAAGGATTTTGAGAGCCACTGGGATGACCCGGAGGCCACTGTAAGCCacgagaacaagaagccCACAGGCGATAGAGTCAAGGCTGCTAAGGCATTGGAGTCTTCGTGGCACTTTGATAAGTCCCCTGAGCCAAGCAAGGAATCGCGTCCTCCTCAGCGTCGGGTATTGAAGAATGTCAACCAGCGGAGCTGGGGattcgaggacgaggagtaG
- a CDS encoding DNA-directed RNA polymerase II subunit RPB7 (transcript_id=CADANIAT00008149), whose translation MFFLKEETKVITLHPSYFGPNVREYLINRLNEEEEGRCTGDHFVICVMDMVDIGEGRVLPGNGQAEYTIKYRAIIWKPFRGETVDALVTSVKPTGIFTLAGPLSVFIARKNIPSDIRWEPNTVPPQYTDHADQVIEKGTSLRLKILGVKPDVAAINAIGTIKEDYLGPL comes from the exons ATGTTTTTCCTCAAAGAAGAGACAAAGGTCATCACTCTACATCCCTCGTACTTCGGCCCGAATGTGCGAGAATACCTCATCAACCGCttgaatgaggaggaagaagggcggTGTACCGGAGATCATTTTGTAATATGCGTCATGGACATGGTAGATATCGGCGAGGGAAGAGTGCTCCCGGGGAACGGACAAGCGGAATATACGATAAAGTATCGAGCAATTATCTGGAAACCTTTCAGGGGAGAGACC gttgatgctcttgtcACATCAGTCAAACCTACGGGCATCTTCACCTTGGCTGGTCCGTTGTCGGTTTTCATTGCGCGCAAA AATATCCCCTCCGACATCAGGTGGGAGCCCAACACAGTGCCGCCGCAATACACCGACCACGCGGACCAGGTTATTGAGAAAGGTACCAGTCTGCGACTGAAGATTCTTGGTGTGAAGCCAGACGTCGCCGCGATCAATGCGATTGGAACAATCAAGGAGGATTATTTAGG ACCACTCTAA
- a CDS encoding 2-hydroxy-palmitic acid dioxygenase MPO1 (transcript_id=CADANIAT00008150), with the protein MALNLEKQLLFVNVAIHITCVPILLFTGIAMASNSPPLIKLPEVLQFEDLPPNIGTIAALFYAIFYVLLEPVAGTLIAPLLLGAAALGNRLIATYGMTVNYWFGGIHVVSWLLQFVGHGAFEGRAPALLDNLVQALLLAPLFVWMEILFFFGYRPELRARYEASVKKEIAAFKEKRNKALK; encoded by the exons ATGGCGTTGAACCTCGAGAAGCAGCTCCTCTTC GTGAACGTAGCGATTCATATAACATGTGTGCCGATACTCTTATTTACCGGCATTGCAATG GCATCGAACTCCCCTCCTCTTATCAAGTTACCTGAAGTCCTGCAATTCGAAGACTTACCTCCGAACATCGGAACGATCGCAGCGCTCTTTTATGCTATCTTCTATGTCCTCTTGGAGCCTGTTGCTGGCACTCTAATCGCACCACTCCTACTCGGCGCTGCAGCCTTGGGTAACCGCCTCATAGCTACTTATGGAATGACAGTCAACTACTGGTTTGGTGGGATTCATGTGGTATCCTGGTTGTTGCAGTTTGTCGGCCACGGTGCCTTCGAAGGCCGTGCCCCAGCGCTGTTAGACAACCTGGTTCAAGCTTTGCTCCTTGCGCCTCTCTTCGTGTGGATGGagatcctcttcttcttcggttATCGCCCAGAGCTGAGGGCACGATATGAGGCTAGTGTGAAAAAGGAGATCGCAGCGTtcaaggaaaagagaaacaAAGCGTTGAAATAA
- a CDS encoding F1F0 ATP synthase subunit alpha (transcript_id=CADANIAT00008151) gives MFRNALRQSSRTVAAATATGRIASVRAAVPGPLSAASKQVRTYAAEAKASPTEVSSILEQRIRGVQEESGLAETGRVLSVGDGIARVHGMTNVQAEELVEFASGVKGMCMNLEAGQVGVVLFGSDRLVKEGETVKRTGEIVDVPVGPELLGRVVDALGNPIDGKGPINASTKSRAQLKAPGILPRRSVNQPVQTGLKCVDSMVPIGRGQRELIIGDRQTGKTAVALDAMLNQKRWNNTSDESKKLYCIYVAVGQKRSTVAQLVKTLEENDAMKYSIVVAATASEAAPLQYLAPFTGCAMGEWFRDNGRHAVIVYDDLSKQAVAYRQMSLLLRRPPGREAYPGDVFYLHSRLLERAAKMNDKHGGGSLTALPVIETQGGDVSAYIPTNVISITDGQIFLEAELFYKGIRPAINVGLSVSRVGSAAQVKAMKQVAGSLKLFLAQYREVAAFAQFGSDLDASTKQTLNRGQRLTELLKQKQYSPMAVSDMVPLIFAGVNGYLDNIPVAKILQWESDFLAYLKSNHPEVQETIEKEGQVSKELEAKLKDIIPSFNKSFNA, from the exons ATGTTCAGGAACGCTTTACGGCAGTCTAGCCGCACCGTTGcggctgccactgccactggcAGGATCGCCTCG GTTCGCGCGGCTGTTCCCGGCCCcctctctgctgcttctaaGCAGGTCCGTACCTATGCTGCTGAGGCCAAGGCCTCGCCCACCGAGGTTTCTTCCATCCTTGAGCAGAGAATTCGTGGTGTCCAGGAGGAGTCTGGCCTTGCCGAGACAGGACGTGTCCTTTCCGTCGG TGACGGTATTGCTCGTGTCCATGGCATGACCAACGTCcaggctgaggagctggtcgA GTTCGCCTCTGGTGTTAAGGGTATGTGCATGAACCTTGAGGCTGGCCAGGTTGGTGTTGTGTTGTTCGGTTCCGACCGTCTCGTCAAGGAGGGCGAGACTGTTAAGCGTACCGGCGAGATT GTTGATGTCCCTGTTGGCCCCGAGCTTCTTGGCCGTGTCGTTGATGCTCTTGGTAACCCCATCGATGGCAAGGGCCCCATCAACGCTTCTACCAAGAGCCGTGCCCAGCTCAAGGCTCCTGGTATCCTTCCTCGTCGCTCCGTCAACCAGCCCGTCCAGACTGGTCTGAAGTGTGTTGACTCCATGGTGCCCATTGGTCGTGGTCAGCGTGAGTTGATCATCGGTGACCGTCAGACTGGTAAGACCGCTGTCGCTCTCGATGCCATGCTCAACCAGAAGCGCTGGAACAACACCAGCGACGAGTCTAAGAAGCTCTACTGTATCTACGTTGCCGTCGGTCAGAAGCGTTCCACCGTGGCTCAGCTCGTCAAGACCCTCGAGGAGAACGACGCCATGAAGTACTCTATTGTCGTTGCTGCTACCGCTTCCGAGGCTGCTCCCCTCCAGTACCTCGCTCCCTTCACTGGCTGTGCTATGGGTGAATGGTTCCGTGACAACGGCCGCCACGCTGTCATTGTCTACGATGACCTTTCCAAGCAGGCCGTCGCCTACCGTCAGATGTCTCTGCTGCTCCGTCGTCCCCCTGGTCGTGAGGCTTACCCCGGTGATGTCTTCTACCTCCACTCTCGTCTCCTCGAGCGTGCTGCCAAGATGAACGACAAGCACGGTGGTGGCTCTCTCACTGCCCTTCCCGTCATTGAGACCCAGGGTGGTGATGTCTCCGCTTACATTCCCACCAACGTCATTTCCATCACCGACGGTCAGATCTTCTTGGAGGCTGAGCTCTTCTACAAGGGTATCCGCCCCGCCATTAACGTCGGTCTTTCCGTGTCCCGTGTCGGTTCCGCTGCCCAGGTCAAGGCCATGAAGCAGGTTGCTGGTTCcctgaagctcttcttgGCTCAGTACCGTGAGGTTGCTGCCTTCGCCCAGTTCGGTTCCGATCTCGATGCCTCCACCAAGCAGACCCTCAACCGTGGTCAGCGTCTGACCGAGCTCCTCAAGCAGAAGCAGTACTCCCCCATGGCCGTCTCTGACATGGTTCCCCTTATCTTCGCTGGTGTCAACGGTTACCTCGACAACATTCCTGTCGCTAAGATCCTCCAGTGGGAGTCTGACTTCCTTGCTTACCTCAAGAGCAACCACCCCGAGGTCCAGGAGAccattgagaaggagggccAGGTCAgcaaggagcttgaggctAAGCTGAAGGACATCATCCccagcttcaacaagtcCTTCAACGCATAG